The Corynebacterium simulans genome contains a region encoding:
- the recN gene encoding DNA repair protein RecN — protein MLVDITIEDLGVIERSAAEFAEGLTVLTGETGAGKTMVVTGLRLLAGGRADASRVRDGAQKAAVEGRFATGRAAAAEVVESVGGVADENGEYIASRTVSAAGRSRAYLGGRAVPAATLGDFSSHVLTVHGQNDQLRLLAPDQQLAAVDRSEPAIAKVRETYTEAFRAWRELAKDYKRRTESRRELAQEVDRLQFAINEIGEVAPEPGEDTELVTLIQRLQDVDTLREAAATALSAVDGDDSFGEAEAASALLGRATSALVGSSDKELAALGERLSDITSQVSDIAAELGTYLESLPADPNLLEESLRRQQDLKQLTRKYAADIDGVLAWRDAAAEKLDSMDTSAEVLEELKAKVMEAEKQMVAKASALTKARKKAAKNLSKQVTEEIHGLAMPNSALNVEIREAKYSKTGADEVEFQLNGKPLAGAASGGELSRVMLALEVVLADGDGATMVFDEVDAGVGGRAAVEIGRRLARLATSNQVIVVTHLPQVAAYADSHLHVSKEKFTSGVSDLSASERVEELARMLAGLDDTETGRAHAQELFDRAQAEVAAFRAPSTI, from the coding sequence GCGTGACGGTGCACAGAAAGCAGCTGTGGAGGGGCGCTTTGCCACAGGTCGTGCGGCAGCCGCCGAGGTCGTGGAGTCCGTCGGTGGCGTCGCAGACGAGAATGGCGAATATATCGCCTCCCGCACGGTGTCGGCGGCTGGCCGCTCCCGCGCCTACCTGGGCGGGCGCGCGGTGCCTGCTGCAACGCTGGGTGATTTTTCTTCCCACGTTTTAACGGTGCACGGCCAAAACGATCAGCTGCGTCTTCTTGCCCCCGATCAGCAGTTGGCCGCGGTTGATCGCTCGGAGCCTGCAATTGCTAAGGTCCGCGAGACCTACACCGAGGCTTTTCGCGCCTGGCGCGAACTAGCCAAGGACTATAAGCGCCGCACGGAATCGCGCCGCGAGCTGGCGCAAGAGGTAGATCGCCTGCAATTCGCAATCAATGAAATTGGCGAGGTCGCCCCAGAACCGGGCGAGGACACAGAGCTTGTTACTCTTATCCAGCGCTTGCAGGACGTTGATACCTTACGCGAGGCGGCAGCGACCGCGCTTTCGGCCGTAGACGGCGATGATTCTTTTGGCGAGGCCGAGGCTGCCTCCGCATTGTTGGGCCGGGCAACCAGCGCCCTGGTGGGCTCCAGCGATAAGGAACTTGCGGCATTGGGCGAACGCTTGAGCGATATCACCAGCCAGGTCTCCGATATCGCCGCCGAGCTGGGCACGTACTTAGAATCGCTACCTGCCGACCCAAACCTGCTCGAAGAATCGCTGCGCCGTCAGCAAGATCTGAAGCAGCTGACCCGCAAGTATGCCGCCGACATCGACGGCGTTTTGGCTTGGCGTGACGCCGCGGCAGAAAAACTCGACTCCATGGATACCTCCGCCGAGGTTTTGGAAGAGCTCAAGGCTAAGGTCATGGAGGCCGAGAAACAAATGGTAGCTAAGGCCAGCGCGCTGACCAAGGCCCGCAAGAAGGCCGCGAAGAACCTAAGTAAGCAGGTCACCGAGGAAATCCACGGACTTGCCATGCCGAATTCCGCGCTCAACGTGGAAATCCGAGAAGCGAAGTACTCCAAGACCGGTGCCGACGAAGTGGAGTTTCAACTCAACGGCAAGCCGCTGGCAGGCGCGGCCTCTGGCGGCGAGCTTTCCCGCGTCATGCTGGCGCTGGAGGTCGTGTTGGCGGATGGAGATGGTGCGACCATGGTCTTCGACGAGGTCGACGCCGGCGTGGGCGGCCGCGCCGCGGTAGAAATCGGGCGTCGCCTAGCGCGTCTAGCTACCTCCAACCAGGTCATCGTGGTCACCCACCTGCCACAGGTTGCCGCCTATGCAGATAGTCACCTGCATGTCTCGAAGGAGAAATTCACCTCCGGTGTCAGCGATCTCAGCGCTAGCGAGCGGGTAGAAGAACTTGCCCGCATGCTCGCGGGTCTGGATGATACTGAGACCGGCCGCGCGCATGCCCAGGAATTGTTCGATCGCGCCCAGGCAGAAGTGGCAGCGTTCCGCGCGCCTTCCACAATTTAA
- the steA gene encoding putative cytokinetic ring protein SteA, which translates to MSLFSRNSDLPGEHGALRDCTPGGKGMKKFVEGDFAVINAANISRQEAQMLVDIKPAAVLNVAEFTTGSIPNYGPHMLLDAGVTLIEGVGEEFVSSFKDGKKARINEEGAVFIGDTEVATGKVVSREKAEKNFSSAQRELIDHMEAFFGNSIEFIHSEGPLLIDGLGVPDSGTEMAGRKVLVVSPSTDHRNKVKLLRNFIREYEPIIIGVDSAADTVVDLGYKPDFIVGDPSEISSETLRCGARVILPADPDGTAEGLERIQDLGIGAMTFPAATDSATDLALLLADYHGAQMIVQVGRSLDLDDIFAKQEHATPAAMLSRMKAGTRLVDADSVINLYTNPSSGGIGWLWALLGILVALAVIVIIVGLGGDASFGQNLIDTWNNFALSVQGWFK; encoded by the coding sequence ATGAGTCTGTTTTCCCGTAACTCCGATCTGCCTGGTGAACACGGTGCGCTGCGTGACTGCACCCCGGGCGGAAAGGGCATGAAGAAGTTCGTCGAGGGTGACTTTGCCGTCATCAATGCCGCCAATATTTCCCGCCAGGAAGCGCAGATGCTGGTCGATATCAAGCCTGCAGCTGTCCTGAACGTCGCAGAATTTACCACAGGGTCCATCCCGAACTACGGCCCGCACATGCTGTTGGACGCTGGTGTGACCCTGATCGAAGGCGTGGGCGAGGAATTCGTCTCCAGCTTTAAGGACGGCAAGAAGGCGCGGATTAATGAGGAAGGCGCCGTCTTCATTGGCGATACCGAGGTGGCCACGGGCAAGGTTGTGAGCCGCGAGAAGGCCGAGAAGAACTTCTCCTCTGCACAACGCGAACTGATTGACCATATGGAAGCTTTCTTCGGCAACTCCATCGAGTTCATCCATTCCGAGGGGCCGCTGCTTATCGACGGCCTAGGCGTTCCGGATTCCGGCACCGAGATGGCAGGCCGCAAGGTATTGGTTGTGTCGCCGTCCACGGACCATCGCAACAAGGTGAAGCTGCTGCGCAACTTCATCCGCGAATACGAGCCGATCATCATTGGTGTGGATTCTGCAGCAGATACCGTGGTGGATTTGGGCTATAAGCCGGACTTTATCGTCGGTGATCCTTCCGAGATTAGCTCCGAGACTCTGCGCTGCGGTGCGCGCGTTATCCTGCCTGCAGATCCAGACGGCACTGCGGAGGGCCTGGAGCGCATCCAAGACTTAGGCATCGGTGCGATGACCTTTCCGGCGGCAACAGACTCCGCCACCGATCTTGCGCTGCTGCTGGCTGATTATCACGGCGCCCAGATGATTGTGCAGGTCGGCCGCTCCCTGGACCTGGACGATATCTTTGCTAAGCAAGAGCACGCTACTCCGGCTGCGATGCTTTCCCGTATGAAGGCGGGCACGCGCCTGGTGGATGCCGATTCCGTCATCAACCTTTACACCAACCCGAGCTCCGGCGGCATCGGATGGCTCTGGGCTCTGCTTGGCATCCTGGTTGCGCTGGCCGTGATCGTCATCATCGTGGGCTTGGGCGGCGACGCTTCCTTCGGTCAGAACCTCATCGATACCTGGAATAACTTTGCTTTGAGCGTGCAAGGATGGTTTAAGTAA
- a CDS encoding copper transporter, which yields MAGKSLLVAGLGFGTAVGVALGALAIAPNMPSGGAGGDSSLREEFQKKAQNEEVLKAQADSSDSVLDKLAPVVVDGSLAQRPVLVISTGEANEGDVRAIRSLLKSADAEDAGEIKLTDEFYRQEGADKLLSLVTSALPAGAKLDSKKVDAGTHSGQAMAAALLMDPKTTEPLASTKDRANLLQALRDAGYIDYEDGTILPAQAVVYVGGKGFPGYYTDQTVNFLQALDEADGNTVVAARVEQAAEDRVIGKLREAKSDISTVDSIDRTTSRMAAVMAAKEQLDGGKGAYGAASSADAAAPSLPEEL from the coding sequence ATGGCGGGTAAGTCACTTCTTGTTGCTGGTCTTGGTTTCGGCACCGCCGTGGGCGTGGCCTTGGGAGCGCTGGCGATTGCTCCGAATATGCCGTCGGGCGGCGCCGGAGGCGATTCATCGCTACGCGAGGAGTTCCAGAAGAAGGCTCAGAATGAGGAAGTGCTCAAGGCACAGGCAGACTCTAGCGACTCCGTCCTTGACAAACTGGCTCCCGTCGTAGTTGATGGCAGCTTGGCGCAGCGTCCCGTTCTGGTTATCTCTACTGGAGAAGCCAACGAGGGCGACGTGCGCGCAATCCGCAGTTTGCTCAAGTCTGCGGATGCCGAAGATGCCGGCGAGATCAAGCTAACGGACGAGTTCTACCGCCAGGAGGGCGCGGATAAGCTGCTTTCTTTGGTCACTAGCGCATTGCCGGCGGGTGCCAAGCTTGATTCGAAGAAGGTGGATGCAGGCACGCACTCCGGCCAAGCGATGGCCGCGGCCTTGCTGATGGACCCGAAGACCACCGAGCCACTGGCTTCAACCAAGGACCGCGCGAACCTGCTGCAGGCGCTTCGCGATGCCGGCTATATCGACTATGAAGACGGCACTATTTTGCCTGCACAGGCCGTGGTTTACGTCGGCGGTAAGGGCTTTCCTGGTTACTACACCGATCAGACGGTTAATTTCTTGCAGGCACTTGACGAGGCCGACGGAAACACTGTGGTGGCCGCACGCGTGGAGCAGGCTGCCGAAGATCGCGTTATTGGCAAGCTGCGTGAGGCCAAATCCGATATCTCGACGGTGGACTCCATCGACCGCACCACCTCGCGCATGGCTGCGGTTATGGCGGCAAAGGAGCAGCTCGACGGAGGCAAGGGTGCCTATGGTGCTGCTTCCTCGGCCGATGCGGCGGCGCCGAGCCTGCCGGAGGAGCTCTAA
- a CDS encoding NUDIX domain-containing protein, with product MAHDFEVRSSELLLDAPIIAVRRDEVVMPGGTTAYREVVEHFGAVAIVAVDNEERIAMVNQYRRSADRRLWELPAGLLDIKGEDELTGAKRELQEEAGLAAEDWSVLADIITSPGFCEEAVRVFLSRGLSAVPRMDAEGDEEADMDFAWVPLDEAVDRVISGDIVNSIAATGILAAYAVYRGGRKPRSVDEPFELRPTAMAARRPGPDLKKL from the coding sequence ATGGCTCATGACTTCGAGGTACGCAGCAGTGAGCTGCTTCTCGACGCCCCGATCATCGCGGTGCGCCGAGACGAAGTAGTGATGCCGGGCGGGACCACCGCCTACCGTGAGGTAGTAGAGCACTTTGGCGCTGTGGCTATTGTCGCGGTGGATAATGAAGAGCGCATCGCCATGGTCAATCAATATCGCCGTAGTGCGGATAGGCGCCTGTGGGAACTTCCTGCTGGATTGCTCGACATCAAGGGGGAGGACGAACTCACCGGAGCGAAGAGGGAACTGCAGGAAGAAGCCGGGCTGGCCGCTGAAGACTGGTCCGTGCTTGCGGATATCATCACCTCGCCGGGCTTCTGCGAGGAAGCAGTGCGCGTGTTTTTATCCCGCGGGTTAAGTGCTGTCCCGCGAATGGATGCTGAAGGTGATGAGGAAGCCGACATGGACTTCGCGTGGGTGCCGCTTGATGAGGCGGTCGATCGAGTGATTTCTGGTGACATCGTCAATTCGATAGCGGCCACCGGCATCTTGGCGGCCTATGCCGTTTATCGCGGCGGCCGCAAGCCGCGTAGCGTGGACGAGCCTTTCGAGCTGCGCCCTACGGCGATGGCTGCGCGTCGCCCCGGCCCTGACCTGAAGAAGCTGTGA
- the xerD gene encoding site-specific tyrosine recombinase XerD, whose amino-acid sequence MKAEGLAATWLNHLAVEKGASANTLSNYRRDVRRYLGWLADNGVDDLAAVDRGMVENYLKFLRGSMAASSASRALIVARGLHKFAVAEGILDVDVASEVTPPKNAQHLPETLQIEEVEKLLDSVPTGEVATPIDIRDRALLELLYGTGARITEVISLTVDDVTENDGMLMLTGKGDKQRLVPVGSQAQKAVEEYLVRGRPVLSKGKSHALFLNTRGGSLSRQSAWAVLKQAAARAGIKKSISPHTLRHSFATHLLEGGADVRTVQELLGHSSVTTTQIYTHVTADSLREVWRTAHPRA is encoded by the coding sequence GTGAAGGCGGAGGGACTAGCTGCGACGTGGCTCAACCACCTGGCGGTGGAAAAAGGCGCTTCGGCCAATACCTTGAGCAACTATCGCAGGGATGTGCGCCGCTATTTGGGCTGGCTGGCTGACAATGGGGTGGACGATTTAGCGGCAGTCGACCGTGGGATGGTTGAAAACTACCTGAAGTTTTTGCGCGGCTCGATGGCCGCGTCGTCGGCAAGCAGGGCTCTCATCGTCGCCCGTGGCCTGCACAAGTTCGCCGTGGCTGAGGGCATCCTCGACGTGGATGTGGCTAGTGAAGTGACTCCTCCGAAGAATGCGCAGCACCTGCCGGAAACCCTGCAGATTGAGGAGGTAGAAAAGCTACTCGATTCGGTGCCTACGGGGGAAGTGGCTACTCCGATTGATATTCGCGACCGTGCGCTGCTGGAATTGCTCTACGGCACGGGTGCACGCATCACGGAGGTCATTTCTTTAACTGTTGATGATGTAACCGAAAACGATGGCATGTTGATGCTAACCGGTAAGGGCGATAAGCAGCGCTTGGTTCCGGTGGGATCACAGGCGCAAAAGGCCGTGGAGGAGTACTTGGTGCGGGGCCGGCCGGTTCTGTCGAAGGGCAAGTCCCATGCACTATTTCTCAATACGCGCGGTGGGTCTCTGTCTCGCCAAAGCGCATGGGCGGTGTTGAAACAGGCCGCCGCGCGGGCCGGGATTAAAAAGTCCATCTCACCGCACACGCTGCGCCACTCCTTTGCCACGCACCTATTAGAAGGCGGTGCGGACGTGCGTACCGTGCAGGAGTTGCTGGGGCATTCCTCGGTGACAACGACTCAGATCTATACCCACGTCACGGCGGATTCTCTGCGCGAAGTCTGGCGCACGGCGCATCCCAGGGCTTAG
- a CDS encoding ParA family protein, whose protein sequence is MTVGEEGLFAASEAQVGLTGRPIRELPDPAPLEKHGPATIISMCNQKGGVGKTTSTINMGACLAELGRKVLLVDLDPQGALSAGLGLTHDQIEDTIYDVMLDSQTSIHSAIQHTGVPNLDLVPANIDLSAAEIQMVNEVGREHTLARALRPIRRDYDFIIIDCQPSLGLLTVNALACSQGVIIPMECEFFSLRGLALLTDTVDKVSERINFDLEVMGILVTMFDRRTKHAREVMDRVVQYFGDKVFDTVITRTVRFPETSVAGEPITSWAPSSQAAQQYRNLAKEVIERSTV, encoded by the coding sequence GTGACTGTGGGCGAAGAGGGACTGTTTGCAGCCTCTGAAGCGCAGGTGGGGCTGACTGGGCGTCCAATCCGTGAGCTGCCAGATCCAGCTCCGTTGGAAAAGCACGGGCCAGCAACCATCATTTCGATGTGTAATCAAAAGGGTGGCGTTGGCAAAACCACCTCGACCATCAACATGGGCGCGTGCCTTGCAGAGTTGGGCCGTAAAGTCTTGCTCGTTGACTTGGACCCGCAGGGTGCACTGTCCGCAGGCTTGGGCCTGACCCATGATCAAATCGAGGACACCATCTATGACGTGATGTTGGATAGCCAGACTTCTATCCATTCCGCCATCCAACACACTGGTGTGCCGAACCTCGACCTTGTGCCGGCCAACATTGATTTGTCGGCCGCGGAGATTCAGATGGTCAACGAGGTCGGCCGTGAGCACACCTTGGCCCGTGCGCTGCGCCCTATCCGCCGTGATTATGACTTCATCATCATTGATTGTCAGCCGTCATTGGGCCTGCTTACGGTCAATGCTTTGGCCTGTTCCCAGGGCGTCATCATCCCGATGGAGTGCGAGTTCTTCTCCTTGCGCGGTCTCGCACTTTTGACCGATACCGTGGACAAAGTTTCCGAGCGCATCAACTTCGACCTTGAGGTCATGGGCATCTTGGTCACCATGTTTGACCGCCGCACCAAGCACGCCCGAGAGGTGATGGATCGCGTCGTCCAGTACTTCGGTGACAAGGTCTTCGACACCGTTATTACTCGTACGGTCCGTTTCCCGGAGACATCCGTGGCCGGTGAGCCGATTACCAGCTGGGCTCCTAGCTCCCAGGCGGCGCAGCAATACCGCAACCTCGCTAAAGAGGTTATTGAGCGCTCCACCGTCTAG
- a CDS encoding segregation and condensation protein A: protein MTQPEITGFRIALRNFEGPFDLLLQLIQSKKLDVTEVALSEVTDEFVEYTRQLGATADLDETTEFLLVAATLLDLKAARLLPRGDVDDLEDLELLETRDLLFARLLQYKAYKQVADQFAQWQRQARRRYPRAVSMEKAFVELLPPVRLGHTPASFAELAASVFRPKPPDEVATGHIHQVAVSVPEQAGKILSTLKLLGEGQWMSFAALTRDCTVSMEVVGRFLALLELYKAKAVDAEQPESLGPLELSWTGLDVDPAVVAASNWD, encoded by the coding sequence GTGACCCAACCGGAGATTACGGGCTTTCGAATTGCACTGCGCAACTTCGAGGGCCCTTTTGATCTGCTGCTCCAGCTGATTCAGTCGAAAAAGTTGGACGTAACCGAAGTGGCGCTTTCTGAGGTCACCGATGAGTTCGTCGAGTACACCCGCCAGCTGGGGGCTACCGCAGATTTGGATGAAACCACCGAGTTTCTTCTCGTGGCTGCCACGTTGCTGGATTTGAAGGCGGCCCGCCTCTTGCCGCGCGGCGATGTCGACGATCTGGAAGACCTTGAGCTGCTCGAAACGCGCGACCTTCTCTTCGCCCGGCTTTTGCAGTACAAGGCTTATAAGCAAGTTGCCGACCAATTCGCCCAATGGCAGCGACAGGCGCGGCGCCGCTATCCGCGTGCCGTCTCCATGGAGAAGGCTTTCGTGGAACTTCTCCCGCCGGTCCGCCTGGGCCATACGCCGGCCTCGTTTGCCGAGCTGGCTGCCAGCGTATTCCGCCCCAAGCCGCCGGATGAGGTGGCCACGGGCCATATTCACCAGGTTGCTGTCTCTGTCCCAGAGCAGGCGGGCAAGATCCTCAGCACACTCAAGTTGCTGGGCGAGGGCCAATGGATGAGCTTTGCTGCTCTCACGCGTGATTGCACCGTCTCGATGGAGGTTGTCGGCCGCTTCTTGGCATTGCTAGAGCTCTACAAGGCCAAGGCTGTCGACGCCGAGCAGCCAGAGTCCCTCGGGCCACTGGAACTTAGCTGGACCGGTCTCGACGTGGACCCTGCCGTGGTGGCGGCTTCCAACTGGGATTAG
- the scpB gene encoding SMC-Scp complex subunit ScpB — protein MELPLISQQRSRLESILLVIDSPASVESLARALDLEESVVSDHLRAIQREFDSRGSGIDLRETVEGWRFYTRQENADAVEEFLLDGSQTKLSRAALETLAVVAYRQPVTRAQVAAVRGVNVDGVMRTLTVRGLVRELPQEGLAHRYETTELFLELLGIDSLERLPDLAPLLPDMEQIDSEY, from the coding sequence ATGGAACTTCCGCTAATCTCGCAGCAACGTTCGCGCCTTGAATCGATTCTTCTGGTGATTGATTCGCCGGCCTCCGTTGAGTCTTTGGCTCGCGCACTCGACCTAGAGGAGTCCGTGGTCAGTGATCACTTGCGGGCGATCCAACGCGAATTCGATTCCCGCGGATCGGGCATTGATCTGCGCGAGACGGTGGAAGGCTGGCGCTTTTATACCCGCCAGGAAAATGCCGATGCAGTAGAAGAGTTTCTGCTTGATGGCTCGCAGACCAAGCTCTCTCGTGCGGCGCTGGAAACGCTCGCGGTGGTGGCCTACCGTCAGCCGGTTACCCGTGCCCAAGTCGCTGCCGTGCGTGGCGTCAACGTTGACGGCGTGATGCGCACGCTCACCGTTCGTGGTCTCGTACGCGAGCTTCCACAAGAAGGCCTCGCGCACCGCTACGAAACCACCGAGCTTTTCTTGGAGCTGCTTGGCATTGACTCGCTGGAGCGTTTGCCGGATCTCGCCCCGCTTTTGCCGGACATGGAACAGATCGATTCCGAATATTAG
- a CDS encoding pseudouridine synthase: MTPPARRDGTPEKKQRDSEMLVSNAKSARHQHVDKRERANRKKKATADSVARELGADWLTEGKSNNSKGERLQKVLAKAGVASRRHAEIMIDAGRVEVNGKIIMQQGVRVDPNVDIIRVDGVRINVNEETQYFILNKPRGLQSTMSDELGRPCIGDLIGERVAAGQRLFHVGRLDADTEGLILITNDGELANRLMHPKYEVRKTYLATVLGEAGNGLVRTLKEGVELEDGLAKADYVQVVDKNQGYSLVRVELHEGRKHIVRRMLKEAGFPVQRLVRTKLHTLQLGEMKPGILRALNSSELTSLYKAVGM; this comes from the coding sequence GTGACCCCACCCGCTCGCCGAGACGGCACACCGGAAAAGAAGCAGCGAGACAGCGAGATGCTTGTCTCCAATGCGAAGTCGGCCCGCCATCAACATGTAGACAAGCGTGAACGCGCAAATAGGAAAAAGAAGGCCACCGCAGATTCCGTCGCCCGCGAACTGGGCGCAGATTGGCTGACCGAAGGCAAGTCGAATAACTCCAAGGGCGAACGCCTCCAGAAGGTCTTGGCCAAGGCAGGCGTTGCCTCCCGCCGTCACGCCGAAATCATGATCGATGCCGGCCGCGTTGAGGTCAACGGAAAGATCATCATGCAGCAGGGTGTACGCGTCGACCCGAACGTGGACATCATCCGCGTCGACGGCGTGCGCATCAACGTCAATGAGGAAACGCAGTACTTCATCCTCAACAAGCCGCGCGGTCTGCAGTCCACCATGAGCGATGAACTGGGCCGCCCATGCATTGGCGATCTCATCGGTGAACGCGTGGCCGCAGGACAGCGTCTGTTCCATGTCGGCCGTCTGGACGCCGATACCGAGGGCCTTATCCTCATCACCAATGATGGTGAGCTGGCCAACCGCCTGATGCACCCGAAGTACGAGGTGCGCAAGACCTACCTCGCTACCGTTCTAGGCGAGGCTGGCAACGGCTTGGTACGCACCCTGAAGGAAGGCGTGGAGCTCGAGGACGGCTTGGCAAAGGCCGACTATGTCCAGGTCGTGGACAAGAACCAGGGTTACTCCTTGGTCCGCGTTGAGCTGCACGAAGGCCGCAAGCACATCGTCCGCCGCATGCTTAAGGAAGCTGGCTTCCCAGTTCAGCGTCTGGTTCGCACCAAGCTGCACACTCTGCAGCTGGGCGAGATGAAGCCAGGTATCCTGCGTGCGCTCAACTCCAGTGAGTTGACCAGCCTGTACAAGGCGGTGGGGATGTAA
- the cmk gene encoding (d)CMP kinase: MISNMPDGGLILAVDGPSGTGKSTTCRALAKRLDAKYVDTGAMYRVATLAVLRAGIDPADTDAVIKATTDLPLEVSDDPDSKQVIFDGEDVSRVIREDEVTRNVSAVSAVPEVRQNLVELQRKLARDAHRAIVEGRDIGTVVLADAPAKAFMTAAAEVRAQRRHDQNLAAGLESDFATVLADVERRDAADSSRATSPLRPAEDATLVDTSFMSLEEVLDALTEIVKESAHV, from the coding sequence ATGATTTCAAACATGCCTGACGGTGGACTCATCCTTGCAGTCGATGGGCCCTCCGGCACCGGCAAGTCCACCACCTGCCGTGCTTTGGCTAAGCGCCTCGACGCAAAATACGTCGACACTGGCGCCATGTACCGCGTTGCCACGCTCGCAGTTCTGCGCGCTGGCATCGACCCAGCTGATACGGATGCGGTCATCAAGGCCACTACAGACTTGCCACTGGAGGTCTCCGATGATCCGGATTCCAAGCAGGTCATCTTCGACGGCGAAGACGTCTCCCGCGTCATTCGTGAGGACGAAGTTACTCGCAACGTCTCCGCAGTTTCGGCGGTCCCTGAGGTTCGCCAGAACCTGGTGGAGCTGCAGCGCAAGCTGGCCCGGGATGCGCACCGCGCCATCGTTGAAGGCCGCGACATCGGAACTGTGGTGCTTGCCGACGCCCCGGCGAAGGCATTCATGACCGCCGCCGCTGAGGTACGTGCCCAGCGCCGCCACGATCAGAACCTTGCTGCAGGCTTGGAATCTGATTTCGCCACCGTCTTGGCAGACGTCGAGCGCCGTGATGCCGCGGATTCCTCCCGCGCCACTTCTCCGCTGCGTCCTGCCGAGGATGCCACCCTCGTTGATACCTCTTTCATGAGCTTGGAAGAGGTCCTCGACGCTCTCACCGAAATCGTGAAGGAGTCTGCACATGTCTAA
- the der gene encoding ribosome biogenesis GTPase Der: MSKDFAGQEDNNAAGDFDTQFHYPVGKLEEEVARDPHSGWAPSDFDAEEFDYEFDESELENGEFDDSEFGDADFGEDYESDGEEPMSEEEWEELSRAFGVQDSHTEENLCTVAVVGRPNVGKSSLVNRFLGRREAVVEDHPGVTRDRVSYIADWNGQRFLVQDTGGWDPNVKGIHAAIARQAEQAMATADVIVFVVDTKVGITETDSVMARKLQKSEVPVILVSNKFDSETMYADMAEFYALGLGDPWPVSAQHGRGGADVLDEILRLFPEEPRHSSITSGPRRVALVGKPNVGKSSLLNKLTSEERSVVDNVAGTTVDPVDSLVQLDQRLWKFIDTAGLRKKVKNAQGHEYYASLRTRGVIDAAEVCIMLIDASEEVSEQDQRVLNMVLESGKALVIAFNKWDLMDEDRRYYLDREIDEQLRHLPWVTRVNISAQTGRALQRLEPAMIEALESWDQRVSTGQLNNWLREAIAANPPPMKNNRLPRVLFATQASTQPPTIVLFTTGFLDAGYRRYLERKFRERFGFHGSPVRIAVRVRERRGKNSKR; the protein is encoded by the coding sequence ATGTCTAAGGATTTTGCAGGTCAAGAAGACAATAACGCCGCAGGCGACTTCGATACCCAGTTCCACTACCCAGTGGGCAAGCTCGAAGAAGAAGTAGCCCGTGACCCGCACAGCGGCTGGGCCCCGAGCGATTTCGATGCCGAAGAATTCGACTACGAATTCGACGAGTCGGAGCTCGAGAACGGTGAGTTTGATGATTCCGAGTTCGGCGACGCCGACTTCGGTGAAGACTATGAGTCTGACGGCGAAGAGCCAATGAGCGAGGAGGAATGGGAAGAACTTTCCCGTGCCTTCGGCGTGCAGGATTCCCACACCGAGGAAAACCTCTGCACCGTGGCTGTTGTTGGCCGCCCAAACGTGGGCAAGTCCTCCCTCGTAAACCGTTTCTTGGGCCGCCGTGAGGCAGTGGTGGAGGACCACCCAGGCGTTACCCGTGACCGCGTTTCCTATATCGCGGACTGGAACGGCCAGCGCTTCCTCGTCCAAGACACTGGCGGCTGGGACCCGAACGTCAAGGGCATCCACGCTGCTATTGCTCGCCAGGCAGAGCAGGCCATGGCGACTGCAGATGTCATCGTCTTCGTGGTCGACACGAAGGTCGGCATCACCGAGACCGACTCTGTTATGGCTCGCAAGCTGCAAAAGTCTGAGGTTCCGGTCATTTTGGTCTCCAACAAATTCGACTCTGAGACCATGTACGCCGATATGGCCGAGTTCTACGCTTTGGGCTTGGGCGATCCGTGGCCGGTTTCCGCGCAGCATGGCCGCGGTGGCGCGGACGTTCTGGATGAGATTCTGCGTCTTTTCCCCGAGGAACCGCGCCATTCATCGATTACGTCCGGACCGCGTCGCGTGGCGCTGGTGGGTAAGCCGAACGTTGGTAAGTCCTCGCTGCTGAATAAGCTGACCTCCGAGGAACGCTCCGTCGTGGACAATGTGGCGGGTACTACGGTCGACCCAGTGGACTCACTGGTGCAGCTTGATCAGCGTCTCTGGAAGTTCATCGATACTGCGGGCCTGCGCAAGAAGGTCAAGAACGCGCAGGGGCATGAGTATTACGCTTCGCTGCGTACCCGCGGAGTCATCGACGCTGCTGAGGTGTGCATCATGCTTATCGACGCCTCCGAGGAGGTCTCCGAGCAGGACCAGCGTGTGCTCAACATGGTTCTCGAATCCGGCAAGGCTCTAGTCATCGCGTTCAACAAGTGGGACCTGATGGACGAGGACCGCCGCTACTACCTGGATCGTGAGATTGACGAGCAGCTGCGCCACCTGCCCTGGGTTACCCGCGTCAACATCTCTGCGCAGACCGGCCGCGCCCTGCAGCGCCTGGAGCCGGCGATGATTGAGGCTCTGGAGAGCTGGGATCAGCGCGTGTCTACCGGCCAGCTGAACAACTGGCTGCGTGAGGCTATCGCTGCTAACCCGCCGCCGATGAAGAACAACCGCCTGCCGCGCGTTCTGTTTGCCACCCAGGCATCGACGCAGCCGCCGACAATCGTGCTGTTTACTACCGGCTTCTTGGACGCTGGTTATCGTCGCTACCTGGAGCGCAAGTTCCGCGAGCGTTTCGGCTTCCACGGTTCTCCGGTGCGCATCGCGGTGCGCGTGCGCGAGCGCCGCGGTAAGAACTCTAAGCGCTAA